The proteins below come from a single Streptococcus porcinus genomic window:
- the ppc gene encoding phosphoenolpyruvate carboxylase, protein MSVKKLESSNHHKMITEEVAILQRLLEEVTRSMAGDQVYKKIETILTLSEQKDSVKLEKMIKALTNDDMVIIARYFSILPLLINISEDVDLAYEINYQNNTNKDYLGKLSNTISEVALKDDAEVILDKVNVVPVLTAHPTQVQRKTVLELTNHIHDLLRKYRDVKNGIVNQEKWLEELRRYIEIIMQTDIIREKKLKVKNEITNVLQYYKSSLIPAITKLTQRYKELAKEKGIVLDKARPVTMGMWIGGDRDGNPFVISETLEESAMLQSQVILEYYLEKLAILYRNFSMSSTLITTSKELEELAQLSSDKSIYRENEPYRKAFHYIQSRIQATLAQISQESDNSSQISSYSDAREFKNDLEVIRTSLMENGDASLVAGDLTELIQAVDIFGFFLASIDMRQDSSVHEACVAELLKSANIVNDYSALSEDEKCQILYKELTEDPRILSSTNVDKSDLLKKELAIYKVARDLKDKLGEDVIKQHIISHTESVSDMFELAIMLKEVGLVAKDKARVQIVPLFETIEDLEHSKQIMTDYLSYDIVKKWIASNDNYQEIMLGYSDSNKDGGYLSSGWTLYKAQNDLTGIGQKNGVKITFFHGRGGTVGRGGGPSYDAITSQPFGTIKDRIRLTEQGEIIENKYGNKDVAYYNLEMLISASVNRMVTRMLTDPNEIDGFRDIMENIVSDSNKVYRDLVFGNPHFYDYFFEASPIKEISSLNIGSRPAARKTITDITGLRAIPWVFSWSQNRVMLPGWYGVGSAFRQFVDQEEGNLTKLQHMYKKWPFFHSLLSNVDMVLSKSNMNIAFQYAQLSQNDEVRAVFYNILDEWQLTKNMILAIEQHDDLLEDNESLKRSLEFRLPYFNVLNYIQIELIKRLRDNQLDEDYEKLIHITINGIATGLRNSG, encoded by the coding sequence TTGTCTGTAAAAAAGTTGGAAAGTAGTAACCATCACAAAATGATTACAGAAGAAGTTGCTATTTTACAAAGGTTACTTGAAGAAGTTACACGGTCAATGGCTGGCGATCAGGTCTATAAGAAAATTGAAACCATATTAACTTTATCTGAGCAAAAAGATTCAGTTAAACTTGAAAAAATGATTAAAGCCTTGACTAATGATGATATGGTCATAATTGCTCGTTATTTTTCCATTTTACCTTTACTCATAAATATTTCTGAAGATGTTGACCTAGCTTATGAAATCAATTATCAAAATAACACAAATAAAGATTATCTAGGGAAACTATCAAACACTATTTCAGAAGTTGCTTTAAAAGATGATGCAGAAGTAATTTTGGATAAGGTCAATGTCGTTCCTGTTTTAACAGCTCACCCAACACAAGTCCAACGCAAAACAGTTTTGGAATTGACAAATCATATTCACGACTTACTCCGTAAATATCGTGATGTCAAAAATGGTATAGTTAATCAAGAAAAGTGGCTGGAAGAGTTGCGCCGCTATATTGAAATTATTATGCAAACGGATATCATTCGTGAGAAGAAGCTAAAAGTAAAAAATGAGATTACCAACGTTTTGCAATATTACAAAAGTTCGTTAATTCCTGCTATTACGAAATTAACGCAACGCTATAAAGAGTTAGCTAAAGAAAAAGGAATCGTCTTGGATAAAGCCCGGCCAGTCACTATGGGGATGTGGATTGGTGGAGATCGTGATGGTAATCCCTTTGTTATCTCAGAAACATTAGAAGAATCTGCTATGCTTCAAAGTCAAGTTATCCTAGAGTATTACCTGGAAAAATTAGCTATTCTCTACCGTAACTTCTCAATGTCGTCAACTTTAATTACGACTAGTAAGGAATTAGAAGAGCTTGCCCAACTTTCTAGTGATAAGTCTATCTATCGTGAAAATGAACCTTACCGCAAAGCTTTTCATTATATTCAATCCCGTATACAGGCCACACTTGCTCAAATAAGTCAAGAATCTGACAATTCTTCCCAAATTTCTTCTTATTCGGATGCTCGAGAGTTTAAAAATGATTTAGAAGTTATTAGAACTTCCTTGATGGAGAATGGCGATGCTTCTTTAGTAGCAGGTGATTTGACAGAGCTGATTCAAGCGGTTGATATTTTTGGTTTTTTTCTTGCAAGTATTGATATGAGACAGGATTCCAGCGTACACGAAGCTTGTGTGGCAGAATTACTAAAGTCTGCTAATATTGTCAATGACTATAGCGCTTTAAGTGAAGATGAAAAGTGCCAAATTTTATATAAAGAGCTGACTGAGGATCCAAGAATTTTATCATCAACTAACGTTGACAAATCTGACCTACTGAAGAAAGAATTAGCTATCTATAAGGTGGCACGTGATTTAAAAGATAAACTTGGGGAAGATGTTATTAAACAACACATCATTTCGCATACTGAGAGTGTCTCTGATATGTTTGAGTTGGCCATCATGTTGAAAGAAGTTGGGCTAGTAGCTAAAGATAAGGCGCGTGTGCAGATTGTTCCCCTTTTTGAGACGATTGAGGATTTAGAGCATTCTAAACAAATCATGACGGATTATTTAAGTTATGATATCGTTAAAAAATGGATCGCGTCAAACGATAATTATCAAGAAATTATGCTTGGTTATTCAGACAGTAATAAAGATGGTGGCTATTTATCTTCTGGTTGGACGTTATACAAAGCCCAAAATGACCTGACTGGTATTGGGCAGAAAAATGGAGTTAAAATTACCTTTTTCCATGGACGTGGTGGAACGGTTGGTCGAGGTGGTGGACCTTCTTATGATGCAATTACTTCTCAGCCTTTTGGGACAATTAAAGACCGGATTCGGTTGACCGAGCAAGGGGAAATTATTGAGAATAAATATGGCAATAAAGACGTAGCTTATTATAACCTTGAGATGCTGATTTCTGCTTCAGTCAATCGAATGGTCACACGGATGTTGACCGATCCAAATGAGATTGACGGATTTAGAGATATCATGGAAAATATTGTATCTGATAGCAATAAAGTTTACCGAGACCTTGTTTTTGGAAATCCCCATTTTTATGATTATTTCTTTGAAGCTAGTCCGATAAAAGAAATCTCAAGCCTTAACATAGGGTCACGTCCGGCAGCTCGTAAAACTATAACTGATATTACAGGTCTGAGGGCTATCCCGTGGGTATTTTCTTGGTCACAAAATAGAGTCATGTTACCAGGATGGTACGGGGTTGGTTCAGCATTTAGACAGTTTGTTGATCAAGAAGAAGGAAACCTGACAAAATTGCAACATATGTATAAAAAATGGCCATTCTTTCATTCCCTATTGTCAAATGTAGATATGGTTTTGTCAAAATCAAATATGAATATTGCCTTTCAGTATGCTCAATTATCTCAAAACGATGAAGTTAGGGCAGTCTTTTATAATATTTTAGATGAATGGCAACTTACGAAAAATATGATTTTGGCCATTGAGCAGCATGATGATTTATTAGAAGATAATGAATCATTGAAGAGGAGTTTAGAGTTTCGCTTGCCTTATTTTAATGTTTTAAATTACATTCAGATTGAGTTGATTAAACGCCTCCGTGACAACCAGCTCGATGAAGATTATGAGAAACTTATTCATATTACTATTAATGGTATTGCGACAGGTTTACGTAATTCCGGCTGA
- the pepF gene encoding oligoendopeptidase F has product MELKKRSSFPEKELWDLTALYKDREDFLLAIEKALADVEAFKKNYEGHLQTKEDFEQALYELEQIYIQVSHIETYSFMPQTTDFSNEEFAAIAQAGEDFVTKASVELSFFDSTLAQADSDILDALEEIDYFRAMIRQAKLQKEHLLSPEVEKALTNLREALNAPYDIYTKMRAGDFEMEDFEVDGKNYKNSFVSYENFYQNHENQEIREKAFRSFSAGLRKHQNTAAATYLAKVKSEKLVADMRGYDTVFDYLLAEQEVDRSMFDRQIDLIMAEFGPVAQKYLKHVAQVNGLEKMTFADWKLDIDNNLNPEVSIDDAYDLVMKSIQPLGEEYSQEIARYQKERWVDFAANENKDSGGYAADPYKVHPYILMSWTGRMSDVYTLIHEIGHSGQFIFSDNNQSYFNTHMSTYYVEAPSTFNELLLSDYLENQFPDARQKRFALAHRLTDTYFHNFITHLLEAAFQRKVYQLIEDGGTFGAEKLNELMKAVLEEFWGDAIEIDNDAALTWMRQSHYYMGLYSYTYSAGLVISTAGYLNLKHSKTGAKEWLEFLKSGGSKTPKETAMLINADISTEKPLKDTIQFLDKTVDQIISYSSQINN; this is encoded by the coding sequence ATGGAACTCAAAAAACGATCTAGTTTTCCTGAAAAGGAACTCTGGGATTTAACAGCTCTTTACAAGGACCGAGAAGATTTTTTATTAGCCATTGAAAAAGCACTTGCAGATGTAGAGGCTTTTAAGAAAAACTACGAGGGACATTTACAAACAAAAGAGGATTTCGAGCAAGCCCTCTATGAACTGGAACAAATATATATCCAAGTCAGCCACATTGAAACTTATTCATTTATGCCTCAAACAACAGACTTCTCAAATGAAGAGTTTGCTGCTATCGCGCAAGCTGGCGAAGACTTTGTAACAAAGGCTAGCGTCGAATTAAGTTTCTTTGATTCTACCTTGGCTCAAGCTGACTCCGATATCCTAGATGCTTTAGAAGAGATTGACTATTTCCGAGCAATGATTCGTCAAGCCAAACTGCAAAAAGAGCACCTCCTAAGTCCCGAGGTTGAAAAAGCCCTCACGAATCTACGCGAAGCTTTAAATGCTCCGTATGATATTTATACAAAAATGCGTGCCGGTGATTTTGAAATGGAAGACTTTGAAGTTGATGGCAAAAACTATAAGAATAGCTTCGTTTCTTACGAAAATTTTTATCAAAATCATGAAAATCAAGAAATTCGAGAAAAAGCTTTCCGCTCATTCTCAGCTGGTCTTCGTAAGCATCAAAATACAGCTGCAGCAACCTACCTTGCCAAAGTCAAATCTGAAAAATTAGTAGCCGATATGCGTGGTTATGATACTGTCTTCGACTATCTCCTAGCTGAACAGGAGGTCGATCGTTCCATGTTTGATCGACAAATCGACCTCATAATGGCTGAATTTGGTCCCGTCGCACAAAAATACCTTAAACATGTCGCACAAGTTAACGGTCTCGAAAAAATGACTTTTGCTGATTGGAAGTTAGATATTGACAATAACTTGAACCCAGAAGTATCTATTGATGATGCTTATGACCTCGTCATGAAATCAATTCAGCCACTCGGTGAAGAATATAGTCAAGAAATTGCTCGTTATCAAAAAGAACGTTGGGTTGATTTTGCAGCAAATGAAAACAAAGATTCCGGAGGCTATGCTGCTGATCCTTATAAGGTTCATCCTTACATCTTGATGAGCTGGACGGGTCGTATGTCTGATGTTTACACCCTCATTCACGAAATTGGTCACTCTGGGCAATTTATTTTCTCAGACAACAACCAATCGTACTTTAATACCCATATGTCAACTTACTATGTGGAGGCTCCTTCAACATTTAATGAGCTCCTCCTCTCTGATTATTTAGAAAATCAATTCCCAGATGCTCGTCAAAAACGTTTTGCCCTAGCTCATCGCCTCACTGATACCTATTTCCACAACTTTATCACACACTTACTAGAAGCTGCCTTCCAGCGAAAGGTATACCAGCTCATTGAAGATGGTGGAACATTTGGTGCAGAAAAATTAAACGAGCTGATGAAGGCTGTGCTAGAAGAATTTTGGGGAGATGCTATCGAAATTGATAATGACGCAGCCTTAACCTGGATGCGCCAATCTCACTACTACATGGGATTGTACAGTTACACTTACTCAGCTGGCTTAGTCATCTCGACAGCAGGCTATCTCAATTTGAAACATTCCAAAACCGGTGCCAAAGAATGGCTTGAGTTTCTAAAATCCGGAGGAAGTAAAACGCCTAAAGAAACTGCAATGCTTATTAATGCAGATATTTCAACAGAAAAACCATTAAAGGATACTATTCAATTTCTTGACAAAACAGTTGATCAGATTATCTCTTATTCAAGTCAAATCAACAACTAA
- a CDS encoding DUF4430 domain-containing protein: protein MRKWFKLILICLSSFLFVACTQQGQNMSKPKEEAYVHLIVKEDTNKVDEKVTFKKGDTVMDVLKDNYKIKEKNGFITSIDGYKQKPNENIYWFYKVNGKMATKAANVLKVKKGDKIYFYLDKVK from the coding sequence ATGAGAAAATGGTTTAAACTTATTCTAATCTGCCTAAGCAGCTTTCTTTTTGTGGCATGTACTCAACAAGGACAAAATATGTCAAAACCTAAAGAAGAGGCCTATGTCCATCTTATTGTTAAGGAAGATACGAACAAAGTTGACGAAAAGGTGACCTTTAAAAAGGGAGATACAGTCATGGACGTCTTAAAGGATAACTATAAGATTAAAGAAAAAAATGGCTTTATTACCTCAATTGATGGCTATAAGCAAAAACCAAATGAAAATATTTATTGGTTTTACAAAGTTAATGGAAAGATGGCAACAAAAGCTGCCAATGTTTTGAAGGTCAAAAAGGGTGATAAGATTTATTTTTATCTGGACAAAGTCAAATAA
- a CDS encoding ECF transporter S component has translation MSSKKIARIAILAALAFVLRMAFSHLPNIQPVTALFFIATITLSYYEAFLVMFISILLTSFLLGFGPWVFWQITTFTIIMAIWRFLIFPLSRKIKVYRMLMQSLSAAFLALLYGFVIDSCFAYLYSMPWWTYVLSGMTFNLLHALSTLIFYPVLLTLFRRLFNEKMV, from the coding sequence ATGTCATCCAAGAAAATTGCCCGAATTGCAATCTTAGCGGCCTTAGCCTTTGTTTTACGAATGGCTTTCAGTCACTTGCCAAATATTCAGCCGGTTACCGCTCTATTTTTTATCGCAACAATTACCCTTAGCTATTATGAAGCCTTTTTAGTTATGTTTATCAGTATCTTGTTAACTTCGTTTTTGTTAGGTTTCGGTCCCTGGGTATTTTGGCAAATTACGACTTTTACTATTATCATGGCTATTTGGCGCTTTCTTATCTTTCCTCTTAGTCGAAAAATTAAGGTCTATCGAATGCTCATGCAATCCTTATCAGCGGCTTTTCTTGCTTTACTGTACGGCTTTGTGATAGATTCTTGTTTTGCTTATCTTTATAGCATGCCTTGGTGGACTTATGTTTTGTCAGGGATGACTTTTAATCTCTTACATGCTTTATCGACCTTAATTTTCTATCCTGTTTTATTAACGTTATTTCGGAGGTTATTCAATGAGAAAATGGTTTAA
- a CDS encoding glycoside hydrolase family 25 protein — MRRRIKPIVVLVFFLLFALLLIIGKTHSDQVKEKELQLAKSSVPIISSKEKTKSSSTSDTEEFILNPIVDVSGWQLPSEIDYDTLCKNISGAIVRVFGGSQITSKNNAAYTTGIDKSFKTHIKEFQKRKVPVAVYSYALGSSTKEMRAEAQTFYKNASPFNPTYYWIDVEEATMKDMNKGVKAFREELKRLGAENVGLYIGTYFMAEQNISTEGFDAVWIPTYGSDSGYYEAAPNTKLNYDLHQYTSQGYLSGFSKPLDLNQIAVNKNTKKTYEKLFGKVK, encoded by the coding sequence ATGAGAAGAAGAATAAAACCTATTGTAGTGCTTGTTTTCTTTCTTTTGTTTGCATTATTATTAATAATTGGTAAGACACATTCAGACCAAGTAAAGGAAAAAGAGCTTCAGCTCGCCAAATCAAGTGTCCCAATTATTTCCAGCAAAGAAAAGACAAAAAGCTCCAGCACTAGCGACACCGAAGAATTTATCCTAAATCCAATTGTCGATGTCTCAGGCTGGCAGCTTCCTAGCGAGATTGATTACGATACCTTATGCAAAAACATTTCTGGAGCAATAGTTCGTGTTTTTGGTGGATCACAAATCACTTCAAAAAACAATGCTGCCTACACTACTGGGATTGACAAATCTTTCAAAACACACATTAAAGAATTCCAAAAAAGAAAAGTACCTGTTGCTGTGTACAGCTATGCTTTGGGATCTAGTACTAAAGAAATGCGTGCCGAGGCACAAACATTTTATAAAAATGCCTCTCCCTTTAATCCAACCTATTACTGGATCGATGTGGAAGAAGCAACTATGAAAGATATGAACAAGGGCGTTAAAGCTTTTCGAGAAGAACTGAAACGGTTAGGAGCTGAAAATGTCGGTCTTTATATTGGAACTTATTTCATGGCTGAACAAAACATTTCTACAGAAGGCTTTGATGCTGTTTGGATTCCAACCTATGGTAGCGATTCAGGTTACTATGAGGCCGCTCCTAATACTAAATTAAACTATGATTTACATCAATATACTTCTCAGGGCTATCTGTCTGGCTTCTCTAAACCACTGGATTTAAACCAGATTGCGGTTAACAAGAACACAAAAAAAACATATGAAAAGCTTTTTGGAAAAGTTAAATAA
- the thiT gene encoding energy-coupled thiamine transporter ThiT, which yields MSQNLNIKYLVEAAIFAALAMVLSFIPDFFSWFSPSFGAIPLVLFALRRGLKYGILSGLIWGLLHFVLGKVYYLSMSQVFIEYILAFTSMGLAGLFSEHLHKALIEQQTTKATNIALFAAFIATATRYLWHFFAGILFWGSYAPKGVSPLWYSFTVNGTAGAFTLILVAIAILLLIRTQRQFFAPKD from the coding sequence ATGTCTCAAAATCTGAATATTAAGTATTTGGTTGAAGCTGCTATATTTGCTGCACTAGCTATGGTACTTTCGTTTATTCCTGATTTCTTTAGTTGGTTTAGCCCCTCATTTGGAGCTATTCCACTGGTTCTTTTTGCACTACGCCGTGGGTTGAAATATGGAATTTTATCTGGGCTTATTTGGGGGCTACTCCATTTTGTTCTAGGGAAAGTCTATTATCTGAGTATGTCACAAGTTTTTATTGAGTATATTTTAGCCTTCACTTCAATGGGCCTAGCAGGACTTTTTTCAGAACATTTGCATAAGGCTCTTATAGAGCAACAGACAACAAAAGCAACCAATATTGCCCTCTTCGCTGCTTTTATTGCTACTGCAACGCGTTATCTTTGGCACTTTTTTGCCGGAATCCTTTTTTGGGGATCATATGCTCCAAAAGGGGTATCTCCTCTGTGGTATTCATTCACTGTAAATGGCACCGCAGGTGCTTTTACTCTAATTCTAGTAGCAATAGCCATCCTTCTTTTAATCCGAACTCAAAGGCAATTTTTTGCACCCAAAGACTAA
- a CDS encoding aminoacyl-tRNA deacylase, which translates to MAKKKKLKKILVEQILDKAHISYDSLTLDAFKEELPEGIEKADIYKTLALIGDKTGPVIGIIPITEHLSEKKLAQISGNKKVSMIPQKNLQQTTGYIHGANNPIGIRQKHHFPIVIDLIAKEKGRLIVSAGEIGRSIRISSQELADFVKAQFADIKE; encoded by the coding sequence ATGGCAAAGAAGAAGAAACTAAAAAAAATACTAGTTGAGCAAATACTAGATAAAGCCCATATTAGCTATGATAGCCTAACTTTGGATGCTTTTAAGGAAGAACTACCGGAGGGTATTGAGAAAGCTGATATTTATAAAACGTTAGCCCTCATTGGCGATAAAACAGGACCAGTGATTGGGATTATTCCAATCACTGAGCACTTATCAGAAAAGAAATTGGCGCAAATTTCAGGTAATAAAAAGGTCAGTATGATTCCACAAAAGAATCTGCAACAAACAACGGGTTACATACATGGTGCTAACAATCCTATCGGTATTCGTCAAAAACATCATTTTCCCATTGTTATCGACCTCATCGCTAAAGAAAAAGGCAGGCTGATTGTCTCTGCCGGGGAAATTGGCCGTTCAATTCGTATTAGTAGTCAAGAGCTTGCTGATTTTGTCAAAGCTCAATTTGCAGATATAAAGGAGTAA
- a CDS encoding YccF domain-containing protein yields the protein MKLLGNIIWFICSGFWAWLSWTFVGFILCITIFGLPLGLQCFKIGNFGLFPFGKDIIIGQSATNLIFNLIWIILVGWSLALVHLTSAFLLCISIIGIPFAIQSLKLARISLFPFGAKIVHV from the coding sequence ATGAAATTGCTAGGAAATATTATTTGGTTCATTTGTTCAGGTTTTTGGGCCTGGCTTAGTTGGACTTTTGTGGGATTCATTCTTTGTATCACTATCTTTGGACTACCACTTGGGTTACAATGTTTTAAGATTGGAAACTTTGGCCTTTTTCCCTTTGGAAAAGATATTATTATTGGTCAATCTGCAACAAACCTAATTTTTAATCTGATTTGGATAATTTTAGTCGGTTGGTCACTAGCGCTCGTACATTTAACTTCTGCCTTCTTACTCTGTATTTCCATTATCGGTATTCCTTTTGCCATTCAATCTCTCAAATTAGCTAGAATCAGTCTTTTCCCCTTCGGAGCTAAGATCGTGCATGTTTAG
- a CDS encoding histidine phosphatase family protein: MKFYFVRHGKTEWNLEGRFQGGSGDSPLLEESYQEIKALGHYLKSVPFDAIYSSDLKRAQKTAHLLAKAANLDLTIHYNEALREWHLGKLEGAKIATMSAIYPSQMAAFTHNLAKFNSSQFEAESIHQTTSRVKEFIMDFKDKNYQNVLIVGHGANLTASIRSLLGYEPALLRALGGLNNLSLTVLETDDFKTFKCLTWNDKSYL, from the coding sequence ATGAAATTTTACTTTGTTAGACATGGCAAAACCGAGTGGAACTTGGAAGGACGCTTTCAAGGTGGTTCTGGTGATTCACCCCTTTTAGAAGAATCTTATCAAGAAATCAAAGCACTAGGGCATTATCTCAAATCTGTACCCTTTGATGCTATCTACTCTAGTGATTTAAAAAGAGCCCAAAAAACAGCTCATTTACTTGCTAAAGCTGCTAATCTTGATTTAACCATTCACTATAATGAAGCACTTAGAGAATGGCATTTAGGAAAATTAGAAGGGGCTAAAATAGCCACTATGAGTGCCATTTATCCAAGTCAGATGGCTGCCTTTACCCACAACTTAGCCAAATTTAATAGTAGTCAATTTGAAGCTGAATCCATTCATCAGACCACAAGTCGTGTCAAAGAATTTATTATGGATTTTAAAGATAAAAATTACCAGAACGTCTTGATTGTTGGCCACGGAGCTAATCTAACAGCTTCTATCAGGTCCCTGCTTGGCTATGAACCTGCCCTTTTAAGAGCTTTAGGTGGCCTGAATAATCTGAGCCTGACAGTTCTAGAAACAGACGATTTTAAAACTTTTAAGTGCTTAACCTGGAACGATAAGTCCTACTTATAA
- a CDS encoding HAD family hydrolase, whose product MITAIVFDVDDTIYDQQAPYRKAMEKCFPEFNMAAISQAYIRFRHYSDIGFPRVMTGEWTTEYFRFWRCRETLLEFGYPEIRQEEGTYFQEVYEHELENITMLDEMRMTLDFLKSKGVPMGIITNGPTEHQLKKVRKLGLYDYVDPKCVIVSQATGFQKPEKEIFNLAAEQFSMNPQTTLYVGDSYDNDVMGAFNGGWHSMWFNHRGRSLKPGIKPVYDVAIDNFEQLFGAVKVLFDLPDNKVIFDMNDKKNPILEMGLNNGLMMAAERLLESNISIDRVVTLLRLSKNQEKVLRMKYSK is encoded by the coding sequence ATGATTACAGCCATTGTTTTTGATGTTGATGATACAATCTATGACCAGCAAGCACCGTATAGAAAAGCTATGGAAAAATGTTTTCCAGAGTTTAATATGGCTGCAATAAGTCAAGCTTACATCCGTTTTCGCCATTACTCTGACATTGGCTTTCCGCGTGTTATGACGGGTGAGTGGACAACAGAATATTTTAGGTTTTGGCGTTGTCGTGAAACCTTGCTAGAATTTGGTTACCCAGAGATTAGGCAGGAAGAAGGAACTTATTTTCAAGAAGTTTATGAACATGAACTTGAAAACATTACTATGTTGGATGAGATGCGTATGACTTTGGATTTTCTAAAATCTAAGGGTGTGCCTATGGGGATTATTACCAATGGACCAACTGAACATCAATTAAAAAAAGTCAGAAAGTTAGGACTTTATGATTATGTTGATCCAAAATGTGTTATTGTCAGTCAGGCCACTGGTTTCCAAAAACCCGAAAAAGAAATTTTTAATCTTGCTGCAGAACAGTTTAGTATGAATCCTCAAACAACATTATATGTTGGGGACTCTTACGATAATGATGTTATGGGGGCCTTCAATGGCGGATGGCACTCCATGTGGTTTAATCATCGAGGGAGGAGTTTGAAACCTGGGATTAAACCAGTTTACGATGTAGCTATTGATAATTTCGAACAACTTTTTGGTGCTGTCAAAGTTCTTTTTGATTTACCAGATAATAAAGTAATCTTTGATATGAATGATAAGAAAAATCCTATTCTTGAGATGGGATTGAATAATGGCTTGATGATGGCCGCTGAACGGCTTTTAGAAAGTAATATCAGCATTGATAGAGTAGTAACCTTATTGAGGTTGTCTAAAAATCAAGAAAAAGTGTTACGAATGAAATATTCTAAATAA
- a CDS encoding ATP-binding cassette domain-containing protein, translating into MEAIRLRNISKQIFSRILFNISDLTVYQGERIGIVGANGSGKTTLLRMIINEDSDYSGEIVRKGDIAYVPQIKELKDGSGGEVTLRLLKKAFSLSPSMLVLDEPTSHLDQENVQWLIHKLLRFKGTIIIVSHDRFLLDCIPERIFFIDEREIETYVGNFSEFEDQKNKKRKQLEREMTHYKNEVARLTEELENKKIRSQKISKKKTSKVSNSDWKVRSKMGSYDSQAKAIAKSAKAIEKRISRLSEPPKIPAQAFIKFKSIGHLENNSPRTLIRIEEGNFKTKFIELKLPMIKMKFGERWLLTGRNKSGKSTLLKSIVEKDIDGYFSNDLKIGYFSQNLDLLNKEKSLFENIYSISIQNERLIINLLAMLGLKKDKIFIPCKNLSGGEQVKGQLALTLLSNSNFLILDEPTNFLDINSLAAFEDFLLDFPGSVLLVCHDTYIQKNIHFKSMQIRDNEVFLENYF; encoded by the coding sequence ATGGAAGCTATTCGACTGAGAAATATTAGCAAACAAATCTTCTCTCGAATATTATTTAATATTTCCGATTTAACCGTTTATCAAGGCGAACGAATAGGCATAGTAGGGGCTAATGGTTCAGGTAAAACAACATTGCTAAGAATGATTATCAATGAAGACTCTGACTATAGCGGTGAAATAGTCAGAAAAGGTGATATAGCGTATGTTCCACAAATAAAAGAATTGAAAGATGGGTCTGGAGGTGAAGTAACTCTGAGACTATTAAAGAAAGCATTTTCCTTATCACCATCAATGTTAGTTCTGGATGAGCCCACTTCACATTTGGATCAAGAAAATGTTCAATGGCTAATTCATAAATTATTAAGATTCAAAGGTACAATTATTATTGTTAGTCACGATCGCTTTTTACTTGATTGTATTCCCGAAAGAATATTTTTCATTGATGAACGTGAAATAGAGACTTATGTAGGAAATTTTAGTGAATTTGAAGACCAAAAGAATAAAAAGAGGAAACAATTAGAGAGGGAGATGACTCATTATAAAAATGAAGTTGCAAGATTAACTGAAGAACTGGAAAATAAAAAGATCAGGTCCCAAAAAATATCAAAGAAGAAAACTTCAAAAGTTAGTAACTCGGATTGGAAAGTTCGTTCAAAAATGGGGAGTTATGATAGTCAAGCAAAAGCTATTGCAAAGTCTGCAAAAGCTATTGAAAAAAGGATAAGTCGGTTATCTGAACCTCCTAAGATTCCTGCTCAAGCATTTATTAAATTTAAATCAATAGGTCACTTAGAAAACAATTCTCCTAGAACGTTGATACGAATAGAAGAAGGTAATTTTAAAACAAAATTTATAGAGTTAAAGTTACCTATGATTAAAATGAAATTTGGTGAAAGATGGCTACTAACAGGAAGAAATAAATCTGGAAAAAGTACTTTGTTAAAAAGTATAGTGGAAAAAGATATTGACGGATATTTTTCTAATGATTTAAAAATTGGTTACTTTAGTCAAAATTTAGATTTACTTAATAAGGAAAAGTCTCTTTTTGAAAATATTTATAGTATAAGTATTCAAAACGAGAGATTGATTATAAATTTATTAGCGATGTTGGGCTTAAAAAAAGATAAAATTTTTATTCCGTGTAAAAATCTTTCTGGGGGAGAACAAGTGAAGGGGCAACTCGCTTTGACTCTTTTAAGTAATTCGAATTTTCTTATTTTAGATGAACCGACTAATTTTCTTGACATTAATTCATTAGCTGCATTTGAAGATTTTTTACTGGATTTTCCTGGTTCAGTTCTATTAGTTTGTCATGATACATATATACAGAAAAATATTCATTTCAAAAGTATGCAAATCAGAGATAATGAAGTGTTTCTTGAAAATTATTTTTAG